The following coding sequences are from one Nicotiana tomentosiformis chromosome 3, ASM39032v3, whole genome shotgun sequence window:
- the LOC104102767 gene encoding plant intracellular Ras-group-related LRR protein 7-like — translation MGCRSSKAADASTISRWRSTGIVALRDSKLKTFPDEVFDLERSVRTLDLTHNKLVEIPMEINKLNNLQRLILADNVIERLPMNLGLLQSLKVATLDGNRITNLPDELGQLVKLERLSISANLLTSLPDTIGSLRSLVLLNVSNNKLKFLPESIGSCFSLEELQANDNSIEELPGSICNLIQLKSLCLNNNNLNQMPLNLLKECKGLQSIALHGNPISMDQFQQMEGFQEFETRRKKKFDKQIDSNVIISSKGLDEGVDL, via the exons ATGGGTTGCCGCAGCAGCAAGGCAGCTGATGCTAGCACAATTTCGCGATGGCGTTCCACTGGCATCGTTGCTTTACGCGACTCTAAATTGAAG ACATTTCCTGATGAAGTTTTTGACCTGGAAAGATCTGTACGTACCCTCGACTTAACACACAATAAACTGG TTGAAATTCCCATGGAGATCAACAAACTAAATAACTTACAACGACTT ATTTTAGCTGATAACGTTATTGAGCGCCTTCCCATGAATCTGGGGTTGCTTCAGTCTTTGAAAGTGGCAACACTTGATGGGAATCGGATCACAAACTTGCCTGATGAAT TGGGACAGTTGGTGAAACTTGAGCGTCTGTCTATCTCAGCAAACTTGTTGACAAGCTTGCCTGACACAATCGGGAGCTTGCGGAGT TTGGTTTTGTTAAATGTTTCAAACAACAAGTTAAAATTTCTTCCGGAATCAATTGGAAGTTGCTTTTCTTTGGAAGAACTGCAAGCAAATG ATAACTCTATTGAAGAGCTTCCTGGTTCAATTTGCAATCTCATTCAACTAAAATCACTCTGTCTGAACAATAATAATCTCAATCAG ATGCCTCTAAATTTATTAAAAGAATGCAAGGGCTTGCAGAGCATAGCCCTACATGGCAATCCAATTTCCATGGACCAATTTCAACAA ATGGAAGGATTTCAAGAATTTGAAACCAGGCGTAAAAAGAAGTTCGACAAACAAATTGATTCAAATGTGATAATTAGTTCTAAAGGGCTTGACGAGGGTGTTGATTTGTGA